CGCCGCAGGCGCGGGTGCCGGGGTGGGCGACGCACCGCCTGTGGACCTGGACCGCTCGGTGGGGAGGAACGCGTTCCACCACTCGTTGTCCCGCGCCGTACGGGACCAGAACGTGCGGGAGACCCAGCGGACCTGGCCCTCCGGCGACCTCGCACCGCACGCGCCGCAGGTGTCCGGCGACCGGGAGGAGAAGCCGCGACCGGTCCGCGCGAGCGTCGTCGGGAGCGCCGTGTCGTCCTGCCCTGCCACCAGGATGACGATGTCCGCTCCTTCACCTTCGACGCCCGCGCGGTCTGCAGTGGAGTGACGCACATCACCATGCGTCGCGTCGCCGATGTGGTGAAACTGTGTGCAATGCCCGTGCCGTGGCCTGTTCCGTGGCCTGTGCCAGGAGGGCGGCGCGTCGGATGCGACGACAGGACGTACCACCCATGCCTGCACTGGGGGCCGCCGAGCTGCGTCAGTATGCGGTGAGACGGCGTGAACGCACCATCGTCGTGACCGCGTTGGCGGTCTCGTCCGTCGTCGCCGTGCTGATGGCCCTCGGGTTCTGGGTGTTCTTCGTCCACGCCCTCTCCGATCCCGTCGGCCCCGGACACGGCCCGTCGTACGGCGTGTCGGAGGTGTTCGACATCGCGGAGGTACGGGGTGCTGTCGTGCCCCCGGGGTCGTACGGGACCCGTGGGGGCGTCAGGACGGCCGAGCAGCTCAACGGAATCCCGGATTGCGGCAACAGCGGCAGCCCGTGAGGAAAAACCCCTCGCCCTGGCAGCTGTTGAGCATCTAGAAAGGGGCGATGGCTGGTGAATCGATCGCTTCCCTGGACCGCCTGACCGCCGAACGAGCCTGCGAGCGCCTGATCGTTCGGTTCGTCCACGAGCTGGATCTCGGCGAACCCGGCCGGGTGGCCGAGCTGTTCACGGCCGACGGAGTCTGGGAGTGGCCCGAGGGCGACCGCAGGATCGAAGGCCGGGACGCGCTGCGCGGCTATTTCGGGGCCCGCCCCGCCGACCGGCTCTCGCGTCGCTTCTGTACGAACATCCTGGTCACCCTGGCCTCCGCGTCGACGGCGACGGCGACCACCTACTTCACGACGTACCGCGTCGACGGCCACTCCGGTGGGATGCTGCCGCCGAGGCCCCCGACGCAGGTGGGCCACTACGAGGACACCTTCCGCAACGTCGACGGCCGGTGGCTGCTCAGCAGGCGGGCCCTGTTCCTGGCCTTCGGCGGACCCACGGAAAACGTGACCATGTACAGGCAGTGATCCGTACCTGATCGCGCCCCGTACTCCCCCCGGTGAGAGATCCGGACGGGGGGCGCCCGGCAGACGAGAGCATGTCCGGGTGGGGCGGGGGACGTACATGGAATGCCGGCGCGCTGCGATTCCGGCACTGGTCGGCGGCCTGCTGCTGACGGCTGTGGTGGGCGGGGCGAGCACCCGGGCGCTGCGACTGCCGGGCGCCATCGACGTGCCCGGCGGGCTGACCGCCGCCCCTCAGGACCGTCATCCACGTCGAGGACGTGGAACCGCACGAAGTGGCCCCCGGCACCCTGCGCCGCAAGCTGCCCGCCACCGCCTACGCCCGGGGCTGGCTGATCGGCTTCGCCGCCGGTACGGAGTGGCCCGAGACCGATGAACACCCCACCGAAGAGCGGTACTTCGTCATCAGCGGTGAGGTGATCGACGGCGGTGAGCGGCATGGTCCGGAGTCGCACGTCGTGTTCGCGCCCGGGAGTGAGCACCGGCCGCGTACGGAGACGGGGCCCGGATGCCGGGCATCTCGATGCTGAGCGCCTGAAGCAGGTGAACACCTGAGCTTGAGGCTGCCGCTGCGGCAGCTCCTGCGAGGTGCCGGTCAGGCCGCCGTGGCCCGCCGCAGCGTCTTGCGGTGGGCCCGGTTCGTGGCCATGAGCACGTCCAAGGCGTCCCGGGTGCGGATCAGCTCCTCGATGTGGGCGGAGAGCCGTTCCCGCTCCTGCTCCATCCGCTCCATGGCGGCGTCGGACGTCGCCTCGCTCGGGGCGTCCACGCAGGGCAGCAGCTCCGTGATGGTGCGGCTGGACAGGCCCGCCGCGTAGAGCCGCTGGACGAAGCCGACCCGGTCGATGTCGGCCTCTTGGAAGTGGCGCTGTCCGCTGGGGGTGCGCGCACTGGTGAGCAGGCCCTGCTCCTCGTAGTAGCGCAGGGACCGGACGCTCACGCCGGCCGCCTTCGCGAGTTCCCCGATGCGCATGCCGTTCGTCCGTCCTTCTCGCCGTGGCCCTCTTCGGGCTTGCCTCTGACACTGATGTCAGGTTTTAGCGTAGCCGCAGTGTCCGGTTCGCGGGCGCCACGGAACGAGGAGGACGTTCGGTATGACCCTTGTCGACAGCCCTTTCGGGACCCACTCCGAGGCCCGGTCGGACGCCCGGTCCGACACCCTCTTCACCGGCTACCGGCTCGGTGGCCTCACTCTTCCCAACCGGGTCGTGATGGCCCCCATGACCCGCGTCCGGGCCGCCGCCGGCGGGCTCGCGACCCCCTCGATGGCGACGTACTACGCCCAGCGGGCGACCGCGGGGCTCATCGTGAGCGAAGGTGTGCAGCCGAGCCTGATCGGGCAGTCGAACCCGGGCACGCC
This DNA window, taken from Streptomyces griseus subsp. griseus, encodes the following:
- a CDS encoding nuclear transport factor 2 family protein, with translation MAGESIASLDRLTAERACERLIVRFVHELDLGEPGRVAELFTADGVWEWPEGDRRIEGRDALRGYFGARPADRLSRRFCTNILVTLASASTATATTYFTTYRVDGHSGGMLPPRPPTQVGHYEDTFRNVDGRWLLSRRALFLAFGGPTENVTMYRQ
- a CDS encoding MerR family transcriptional regulator → MRIGELAKAAGVSVRSLRYYEEQGLLTSARTPSGQRHFQEADIDRVGFVQRLYAAGLSSRTITELLPCVDAPSEATSDAAMERMEQERERLSAHIEELIRTRDALDVLMATNRAHRKTLRRATAA